The following proteins come from a genomic window of Synechococcus sp. NB0720_010:
- a CDS encoding 1-acyl-sn-glycerol-3-phosphate acyltransferase: protein MNRPVKAVKRVLRRRKPAEPPALIRTPRPSLTYRLVSYLLVFPIYRLLFRGRTAGNAHVPMEGALVVVANHGSHLDPPLLGHALGRPVAFMAKAELFKIPLLGPIIRACGAYPVSRGASDREAIRTATDRLDQGWATGVFIDGTRQADGRVNNPQPGAALLAARAGVPLLPVAIINSHRALGTGSRTARLLPVHIRIGTPIPPPASRKRADLDQATAACQAQINALLDQGLISDPALPPAADQNALPPSP, encoded by the coding sequence GTGAATCGCCCCGTCAAGGCGGTCAAACGCGTCCTCCGCCGCCGCAAACCCGCCGAACCACCGGCCCTGATCCGCACCCCGCGGCCGAGCCTCACCTACCGCCTGGTGAGCTATCTGCTGGTGTTCCCGATCTACCGGCTGCTGTTCCGCGGGCGCACCGCCGGCAACGCCCATGTGCCGATGGAAGGCGCCCTGGTGGTGGTGGCCAACCACGGCTCGCACCTCGATCCACCCCTGCTCGGGCATGCCCTGGGGCGCCCCGTGGCCTTCATGGCCAAGGCAGAACTGTTCAAGATTCCACTGCTGGGACCGATCATCCGCGCCTGCGGGGCCTATCCGGTCTCCCGCGGCGCCAGCGACCGCGAAGCCATCCGCACCGCCACCGATCGCCTCGATCAGGGCTGGGCCACCGGCGTTTTTATTGATGGCACCCGCCAGGCCGACGGCCGGGTCAACAACCCCCAGCCCGGTGCGGCCCTACTGGCCGCCCGCGCCGGCGTCCCCCTGCTGCCCGTCGCGATCATCAACAGTCACCGCGCCCTGGGCACCGGCTCACGCACGGCGCGCTTACTGCCCGTCCACATCCGCATTGGCACGCCGATCCCGCCGCCGGCCAGCCGCAAGCGGGCGGATCTCGATCAAGCCACGGCCGCCTGCCAGGCCCAGATCAATGCCCTGCTGGATCAAGGCCTGATCAGCGACCCCGCACTTCCTCCAGCAGCGGACCAAAACGCTCTGCCGCCCAGTCCCTGA
- a CDS encoding beta-ketoacyl-ACP synthase III gives MTSAAKAGTPWGMALVGCGSAVPVNRVSNEQLSTRVDTSDEWIRTRTGIGARRICNADEPLTVIATRAAEAALEHAGWQPEDLDLILMATSSPDDLFGTAPRVQGALGAKNAVAFDLTAACSGFLFALITAGQYLRSGAMRRALVIGADQLSRWVDWDDRTTCVLFGDAAAAVAVEACPADQDGLLGFQMRSDGSRNGCLTLAQTDSHHPVLDGVSAQQGGFEPLRMNGQEVYKFAVREVPAVLKELLEDTGTEAEQLNWLLLHQANQRILDAVADRFKIPHERVLSNLSNYGNTSAATIPLMLDEAVKDGRVQPGDLIASSGFGAGLSWGGALLRWKGPA, from the coding sequence ATGACCAGCGCTGCCAAAGCCGGGACCCCCTGGGGCATGGCCCTGGTGGGGTGCGGCAGTGCTGTGCCAGTGAACCGGGTTAGCAACGAACAACTCAGCACCCGAGTCGACACCAGCGACGAGTGGATCCGCACCCGCACGGGCATCGGCGCACGGCGCATCTGCAATGCCGATGAACCCCTGACCGTCATTGCGACGCGCGCAGCTGAGGCCGCCCTGGAGCATGCCGGTTGGCAACCGGAGGATCTGGACCTGATCCTGATGGCCACCTCCAGCCCCGACGATCTCTTTGGCACAGCCCCCCGGGTTCAAGGTGCCCTCGGCGCCAAAAACGCGGTGGCCTTTGACCTCACCGCCGCCTGCAGTGGCTTCCTCTTTGCCCTGATCACCGCCGGCCAATACCTGCGCAGCGGTGCCATGCGCCGGGCCCTGGTGATCGGCGCCGATCAGCTCAGCCGATGGGTGGACTGGGACGACCGCACCACCTGCGTGCTCTTCGGTGATGCCGCCGCTGCCGTGGCCGTCGAAGCCTGCCCCGCCGACCAGGACGGCCTGCTGGGCTTCCAGATGCGCTCCGATGGCAGTCGCAATGGCTGCCTAACCCTCGCTCAGACCGACAGCCATCACCCGGTCCTCGACGGGGTCAGTGCCCAGCAGGGTGGCTTTGAGCCCCTGCGGATGAACGGCCAGGAGGTCTACAAGTTCGCCGTGCGCGAAGTCCCCGCCGTCCTGAAGGAGCTACTGGAGGACACCGGAACCGAAGCAGAGCAACTCAACTGGCTGCTGCTGCACCAGGCCAACCAGCGCATCCTCGATGCGGTGGCCGATCGCTTCAAGATTCCCCACGAGCGGGTGCTCAGCAACCTGAGCAACTACGGCAACACCTCTGCCGCCACCATTCCCTTGATGCTGGACGAGGCCGTCAAGGATGGCCGCGTTCAACCCGGTGACCTGATCGCCAGCAGTGGCTTTGGCGCTGGACTGAGCTGGGGCGGAGCCCTGTTGCGCTGGAAGGGCCCCGCGTAG
- the fabD gene encoding ACP S-malonyltransferase, translated as MGNAWVFPGQGSQKVGMAAGVLELPGAKERFEAASTLLGRDLLAICNGEAEGELSDLGDTRNTQPALFVVESLLVDGLKAQGRSANLVAGHSLGELVALYAAGVFDAATGIQLMKTRSELMAAAGGGAMTAVMGFDRGELEALVHATEGVVIANDNSSAQVVLSGSPEAVNSVSSQLKCKRAIPLAVSGAFHSPFMEQAASAFAATLEEVSFADASIPVLSNTDPTPETSGAALKARLRSQMTTGVRWRETMEAMTAAGISTAVEIGPGNVLSGLIKRSTEGITNAQIATAADLGL; from the coding sequence ATGGGTAACGCCTGGGTTTTCCCTGGACAGGGCTCTCAGAAGGTGGGCATGGCCGCGGGGGTCCTGGAACTCCCAGGAGCCAAGGAGCGTTTTGAGGCCGCATCCACCCTGCTGGGCCGCGACCTGCTGGCGATCTGCAACGGCGAAGCCGAGGGCGAGCTCAGCGATCTGGGCGACACCCGCAACACCCAACCCGCACTGTTTGTGGTGGAAAGCCTGCTGGTGGATGGCCTGAAGGCCCAGGGCCGAAGCGCCAACCTGGTGGCTGGCCACAGCCTCGGCGAACTGGTGGCCCTCTATGCGGCCGGCGTGTTCGATGCCGCAACGGGTATCCAGCTGATGAAGACCCGCAGCGAGCTGATGGCCGCCGCCGGCGGCGGCGCGATGACCGCCGTCATGGGCTTTGACCGCGGCGAACTCGAAGCCCTGGTCCATGCCACCGAAGGCGTGGTGATTGCCAACGACAACAGCAGTGCCCAGGTGGTCCTCTCAGGCAGCCCTGAGGCCGTCAACAGCGTCAGCAGCCAGCTGAAGTGCAAGCGAGCGATCCCCCTGGCGGTCAGTGGCGCCTTCCACTCGCCTTTCATGGAGCAGGCCGCCTCGGCCTTCGCCGCCACCCTGGAGGAGGTCAGCTTCGCCGACGCCTCGATCCCGGTCCTGAGCAACACCGACCCCACCCCTGAGACCAGCGGTGCGGCGCTCAAGGCACGCCTGCGCAGTCAGATGACCACAGGGGTGCGCTGGCGCGAAACGATGGAGGCCATGACCGCCGCCGGCATCAGCACCGCCGTGGAGATCGGACCGGGGAACGTCCTCAGCGGCCTGATCAAACGCAGCACCGAAGGCATCACCAACGCGCAGATCGCCACCGCCGCCGACCTGGGGCTGTGA
- the rpaB gene encoding response regulator transcription factor RpaB — translation MTASSAPAKETILVVDDEASIRRILETRLSMIGYQVVTACDGQEALEAFRNTNPDLVVLDVMMPKLDGYGVCQELRKESDVPIVMLTALGDVADRITGLELGADDYVVKPFSPKELEARIRCVLRRIDKEGAAGIPNSGVIQINEIRIDTNKRQVFRGDERIRLTGMEFSLLELLVGRSGEPFSRGEILKEVWGYTPERHVDTRVVDVHISRLRSKLEDDPANPELILTARGTGYLFQRIVEAVAPESN, via the coding sequence ATGACGGCCTCCTCCGCTCCAGCCAAGGAAACGATTCTGGTCGTGGATGACGAGGCCAGCATCCGCCGCATCCTGGAAACACGCCTCTCGATGATTGGCTACCAGGTGGTCACCGCCTGCGACGGCCAAGAGGCACTGGAGGCCTTCCGCAACACCAACCCGGACCTGGTGGTGCTGGACGTGATGATGCCCAAGCTGGACGGCTACGGCGTCTGCCAGGAACTGCGCAAGGAATCCGACGTTCCGATCGTGATGTTGACGGCCCTCGGGGACGTGGCCGACCGCATCACTGGCCTCGAGCTCGGTGCCGACGACTACGTCGTCAAACCCTTCAGCCCCAAAGAGCTCGAAGCCCGCATCCGCTGCGTGCTGCGCCGGATCGATAAGGAGGGCGCTGCCGGGATCCCCAATTCAGGCGTCATCCAAATCAACGAAATCCGGATCGACACCAACAAGCGCCAAGTCTTCCGCGGCGATGAGCGCATTCGCCTGACCGGCATGGAATTCAGCCTGCTGGAGCTGCTGGTGGGCCGCAGCGGCGAACCCTTCAGCCGCGGCGAAATCCTCAAGGAGGTCTGGGGTTATACCCCGGAGCGCCATGTGGATACCCGGGTGGTGGATGTTCATATCTCCCGGCTGCGCTCCAAACTGGAAGACGATCCGGCCAACCCCGAGCTGATCCTCACGGCTCGCGGCACCGGCTATCTGTTCCAACGCATCGTTGAAGCCGTTGCCCCAGAATCCAACTGA
- a CDS encoding YdcF family protein, with product MTQAHRQTESRPRRRRRRPRRRGRARRLLLLAALCAVAWSSRGLVFPALPPPQLVLVLGGDVERERVGAEVAKRDGLPVMVSGGSNPEYAHWLFRGRGLDDTRVLLDYRATDTLSNFTSVVDDLKRSKIRHVVLVTSSDHMDRALMVGRVVAGSRGIGLTPLAVPCGERCVPEDWRKVWGDGLRAALWVVSGRDLRDWAAERFGPLLEEVRGR from the coding sequence ATGACCCAGGCCCATCGTCAGACCGAATCCCGGCCCCGCAGGAGGCGCCGTCGCCCCCGTCGCCGCGGCAGGGCTCGGCGCCTGCTGCTGCTGGCAGCCTTGTGCGCGGTTGCTTGGAGTAGCCGAGGACTGGTCTTCCCGGCGCTGCCTCCACCGCAGTTGGTGCTGGTCCTCGGCGGCGATGTGGAGCGGGAGCGGGTTGGGGCCGAGGTCGCCAAGCGCGATGGCCTGCCGGTCATGGTCAGCGGCGGCAGTAATCCGGAGTACGCCCACTGGTTATTCCGCGGTCGCGGCCTCGATGACACGCGAGTCCTGCTGGATTACCGGGCCACCGACACCCTGAGCAACTTCACCTCTGTGGTGGATGACCTCAAGCGCTCCAAGATCCGCCACGTGGTCCTGGTAACCAGCAGTGACCACATGGACCGGGCCCTGATGGTGGGACGCGTTGTGGCGGGGAGCCGCGGGATCGGGCTGACGCCGTTGGCCGTGCCCTGCGGTGAGCGCTGTGTCCCTGAGGACTGGCGCAAGGTCTGGGGTGATGGGCTGCGGGCGGCCCTCTGGGTGGTGAGTGGCCGGGACCTCAGGGACTGGGCGGCAGAGCGTTTTGGTCCGCTGCTGGAGGAAGTGCGGGGTCGCTGA
- the plsX gene encoding phosphate acyltransferase PlsX has translation MPQNPTDATGQGASNRRNRPKAIRRLVIWYRRNAAVTSLVGSASAAGTAAGSMAGSVVTTAGTAAGAAGAAANTVLQPLVFDPLRRLQQGVGGVDGEAINDADRLWVAVDGMGGDYAPGPILEGCLRAVRLLPVRVKFVAETAAVEAAVAELELGEELSEAQQKGLIALVPSGPSVGMNEEATVVRKKRDASINMAMDLVKAGEATAVYSAGNSGAVMASAIFRLGRLKGIDRPAIGALFPTKDPAQQVLVLDVGANMDAKPSYLHQWALLGNIYSRDVLQVQEPRIGLLNIGEEECKGNDQALKTYPLMAAETRFRFAGNCEGRDVLSGDFDVVVCDGFTGNVLLKFLESVGSVLLDVLKAELPRGRRGKVGSAFLMSNLRRIKKRLDHAEHGGALLLGVNGVCVIGHGSSKALSVVSALRIAHSAANHGVMDDLHRLSEAENETIACG, from the coding sequence TTGCCCCAGAATCCAACTGACGCGACGGGCCAAGGCGCCTCAAACCGCCGAAACCGCCCGAAAGCCATACGGCGGCTGGTGATTTGGTATCGCCGCAATGCGGCCGTGACCAGCTTGGTGGGTTCAGCCTCCGCAGCCGGCACGGCAGCGGGCTCGATGGCGGGCTCCGTCGTCACCACGGCGGGAACGGCGGCTGGAGCTGCCGGTGCAGCCGCCAATACGGTGCTACAGCCCCTGGTCTTTGACCCCCTCCGGCGCCTGCAGCAGGGCGTGGGTGGTGTCGATGGTGAAGCCATCAACGATGCCGATCGGCTCTGGGTCGCCGTTGACGGCATGGGCGGCGACTATGCCCCCGGTCCGATCCTCGAAGGCTGCCTGCGGGCCGTCCGCCTGCTGCCCGTGCGAGTGAAGTTCGTAGCTGAAACCGCCGCTGTGGAGGCGGCCGTTGCCGAACTCGAGCTGGGCGAGGAACTGAGCGAAGCGCAACAAAAGGGCCTGATTGCACTGGTTCCCAGTGGCCCTTCGGTGGGCATGAACGAAGAGGCCACGGTGGTGCGCAAGAAGCGTGACGCCAGCATCAACATGGCCATGGATCTGGTGAAAGCCGGAGAGGCCACGGCCGTCTACTCCGCCGGCAACTCCGGGGCGGTGATGGCCTCAGCCATCTTCCGGCTGGGACGGCTCAAGGGCATCGATCGCCCGGCCATTGGCGCCCTCTTCCCCACCAAAGATCCCGCTCAGCAGGTGCTGGTGCTCGATGTCGGCGCCAACATGGACGCCAAGCCCAGCTACCTGCACCAGTGGGCTCTCCTGGGGAACATCTACAGCCGCGATGTCCTGCAGGTCCAAGAGCCCCGCATCGGCCTGCTGAACATCGGCGAGGAGGAGTGCAAGGGCAACGACCAGGCCCTCAAGACCTATCCCCTGATGGCGGCTGAAACCCGCTTCCGCTTTGCCGGCAACTGCGAGGGCCGCGACGTCCTCTCCGGTGACTTTGATGTGGTCGTCTGCGACGGCTTCACCGGCAACGTGCTGTTGAAGTTCCTGGAAAGCGTGGGCAGTGTCCTGTTGGATGTGCTCAAGGCCGAACTCCCCCGCGGCCGGCGCGGCAAGGTCGGCTCCGCCTTCTTGATGAGCAACCTGCGGCGGATCAAGAAACGCCTCGACCATGCCGAACACGGCGGCGCACTGCTCCTCGGGGTCAATGGGGTCTGCGTCATCGGCCACGGCAGCAGCAAAGCGCTCTCGGTGGTCAGCGCCCTGCGCATCGCCCATTCCGCTGCAAACCACGGCGTGATGGACGACCTGCACCGCCTCAGCGAAGCCGAAAACGAAACCATTGCCTGTGGTTGA